ACATAATATTAATATAAATTTCTTTAGTATGATAAAGAAAGAAATATCAATTATCTAACACCAGGCAAATTTTACTCAGTAAATTTTTCAAATGAATGAGATTATTAGATAATGTAATAAATTAGGATATAATATGAGTATATCGGTACTTCAAACTAAAAATATTCAATTTTTTGAAAAATTTTGCTTTGATTTGACATTATTTGAGAAAACAATTGATTTGAAATTAGAGATTATAAAAGAAAGATCAATTACTGAATTAAAAGATTTTTATTCTGAGATAAAGGAAATTTGGAATGAAATTTATAAAAATATTGTACTTTTTGTTACAAATAATACATCCTATGAAAGAATAAATAATAAGATATATTTAGAGTTTCAATATGCAATGATAGCTCTTAGTGATGAATTTTTTTTGAAAAAAAATAATGAAATTTCAGATTACTGGAAAGATAACACTCTTGAATATACATTTTATGGAACTAGATCTTCTGGGTCAGTTATTTTTGATAAAATTGAAAAAATTATTAAAGAAAATGACACATTAAATTCAGATCTAGCATACGTTTACTTGCTTTTACTTGGCTTGGGTTTTAAAGGAAAATTTCATATTACAAAAGAAGAAGATAAAATTAAATTTTATCAAAAAGAACTTTTCAAAATTTTGAATAGTAAATTAAATATTACAGAAGAAAAAGAATTAGTCTTAAATAATTCATTAAGTATTCCAAAAGAAATTAAAGAACTATTTTTACCTGACATAAAAAAATGGTATTTTTACATATTGATAACGATTTTTTTATATTTATTAATTTCAAGTTTACTTTGGTTCTTTATAACAAATAAAAGTAGTGAAAAAATTGAAAAGTATAATCAAATTTTAAATGAGTTAGTTAAATGATTTTAAATTTAAACAAACTTCTAGCTACAAATTCAATACTTTTCTTTCTAGTTTATTTTTCTTTTATTTTTATTGTTTTTATTTCTGCTTTTTTGGTTTTTTATTGGTTGTTTTTAAAAAATAAAAAAATGAAAAAAATTAAATTAAAAAAAAGTAAAAAAATTTCATTTCCTAAGAAGATGTCTTTTTCTAATGCTTTTAAATTTTTTAAAAAAGATGCATTTTTTTTATATTTAAAATCCTCTATTTCTGATCTTAAAAAATTGAACAATCAAAAATTTAATCCAAACTTTATAGTAAGTTTTGGAATCTATAAAGATGAAAAACGAGATATCTTTAAGAATCCTAATTTAATATTTAATAGTGAAGAAAAATTTGAATCTCTTCTTGAAGTTAAGACATATAATGAAAATATTTTGATTGATATAGATCAGCAAAGTCTATTTTTCAAGTATGGAGCAGTAAATTATAAAAAAAGTATAAAAAAAATTATTAGTACAATTGCAAAATTTAGGTATTTAAAGCCGATATCGTCAATAATTTTAAAAATACCAATAACTGAAATAGCCGATATATATTTTGAAAGTCAAACAATTAAAAAAGAAAAAATTAAAATTTTAGCATTAAATTATCAGAATATACTAAACTACATTCAAAATTTATCTGGCTTGAAAATTCCTGTTTATTTATTTGTAACTGAATTGGAAGAAATTTATGGCTTTAATCAATTTACTTCCCAATTAAGTGAAGATGTTAAAAATCAAATTTTTGGATGGTCAAATCCCTATGATTTAGAAGCTATATTTAAAGAGAATTTTTTTGACGAAGCTATAAATAGCATACTAGAGAAAATTAAACAATTTAATATTGAAAAACAAATTTGTGATGGAGAAAATATATATAATAAAGACACTATTAATTTTCCACTTGAACTTGAATTATATTTAATTGAATTGAAGGAATTCATCAATATTATATTCAATAATAAATCTTTCAATCATAGCTATACTTTGCGTGGAATTTACTTAACAGGATTTGAAGCTGAAGGATTAAGAGTTCCTATTAAGTCAAAAAATAATTCATTATACTTTAGTAACTTTAAAGCTCCAAATGAATTTATTAACTTTGGTAAAAGTTTATTTATTAAAGACGTTTTTTTTAGGAAGGTATTACCAGAAATAAAGTTGAGTTCGCCTACATTTAATTACTTTTTGAGTGCTCAGCGTTATGCTTTATATCCAAAAATAATTCTGCCTTTTCTAATTATAACTTTTTCTTTCAGTACTTATTTCTTTGCAAAAAAAACAAAAAATTATGTTGATATGGTTGATAAAAATATATATTATTTGACTTCATATATTGATAAAAATTATGAACAAAATAAAATTAAATTAAAAGACAAAGAAATAAGTATAAAAAATATTGTATATGTTTATGATATGTATAATCCAATTTTTGAAAATGATATAAAAAGTATCTTTTATCCAATTAGTTATTTATCTAGATATACAGAAAATATAGAGTATCTTTATAATAATTTATTAATATTTTATGTAATAAAACCAATAAGATATTCATTGCTAGATAAAAATAGTAAACTTATTACAAATAATTTAGTAGGTTATTCAGATAATTTAGAACTAGAAATAAACATAAATGAATTAAAAGATCTTTACGCTTTTTCTGAATTAAGTTGGAAGAATGAAAACTACATTGATCTTTTTAATAAACTTAATGAAAAAGTTAACGTTGTTGATTCAACAAAATTATTAAATTATTTGCTTGATGCTGATTTAAGTGATTTATTTGATAAATATAATATAAACTTTAAAGTTAATAAAGATCAAAACCAAGAAAATATAGATTTGCGGTTAATTAAAAATGCTTTTAGTAAAAAGTTTTTAGATTTGCTTACTTCTGCAAAACAAGGAATTGAAGGAGATTCTTCACTTTTTCAAATTTCTAATTCAGTTGTAGAAAAAATAGATAATATTGATAAAGATTTAACAATAAATATTGCGCAAAAAAAATTCAATGATTTATATGAATTACTAAATAAGTTAATTGATAATTCTTTTGTTTCAACAAAACAAGGTAATTTTAAAATACCAACAAATTTATTAAATCCAATTGAGAGAATTAAAATTATCTTGCAGAAATCTATTTTACTAAGTGATGAAAACTCTTTGCAGATATTTGAAAACAAAATAAAAGAGGCAGTTTCTTTAAGAAATAGCAAGTCTTTATCATTTAATTCGCAAGTACTAGGAGCTCTATTTCTGGCGCAAAAAACAGATAAAGGGAAAAATGATAGTGAAATCATTATTTCGCCACAAATTCCTGAATTACTGGCTACTTTAGATAAATTTAAAGAAAAAAATTTTATGATGAATTCAATTGGAATAAAACTTCCTGAAAATATTCAATATCAAGAAAAGTATAAGTGGTCTGAAAGTGATTTAGAATATTTAGAGTCATTGCTTATAGAATATGATAAATTTCTAAGTAATGAAACTAAGACTATCAATCCGAAATTTATCACGCTCTTAACAAAATACGCTGCTCAAAGTATTTCCTTTGAGATGTTATTGAAAGTAAAACATACTGATGATATATCCTTTGAGTCAGAAAATAAGAAAATAAGTAAAGAAAAAATACTTGGTTTTAATCAAAATATAAAACGAAATACTTACATTCTGAGTAAATTGAAAGAAATTGGGGCTATTAATCTATTAAAGTCTATAGAAAATTCATTTAATACAGATATTTCACTTTTTTTATCATATATTCATGAAGATTTTAATAATAGAGGTTTTTTTAGTCCAAAAAATGCAAATTTTAAATGGTGGAATGGTATTGAAAACTTAGCATTTCAAGCATACATGGTTAATGATATCAAAGAATTAAATGAATATATTGAATTGCAAAAAAATGAAATCATTAAAATAAAAAATGATTATGTTCAAAATTTACTACAATTATCAGATTTTATAGGAAGTGATTTTTCCCAAAATGATTTAAAAAATATTGTTTTCTGGAAAAATAATATTGCAGCACTAGATTTAAAAAGTAAGGATAGCAGTTTTTTAACTTTACAAGATTTTATTGTCAATACTATGCCAAAAATTAATACTTTAAATTGCAATGAAATTATTGAAAAATATAATAATAATTCTAGTATTTATGATTTCTTTTTTGAGAAACAGAAAAATATTCTTGTTCTTTTAAAAAATCAGTGTAATGAACTTATAGAGAATTTTTATAAAAATGAATATGATAAACTTGCATTATTTTTTAATAAAGAAATTTCTGGGAAATTCCCATTTTCTTTAAATCTTCCAGTAAATTCAAGTGACGAACTAGATATTGATAAATTTAGCAGACTTTATTCAATGTATAATTCTTTTAGAGATTTAGAAAAATATAAGGTTTTAATTTCTGATAAAAATAAATGGAAAGACACTTTTGAATTTTTAAGTAAGTTAGATAACATCTTTAAAATTATACAATTTGATCCAGTTA
The Pigmentibacter ruber genome window above contains:
- a CDS encoding DotU family type IV/VI secretion system protein; this encodes MSISVLQTKNIQFFEKFCFDLTLFEKTIDLKLEIIKERSITELKDFYSEIKEIWNEIYKNIVLFVTNNTSYERINNKIYLEFQYAMIALSDEFFLKKNNEISDYWKDNTLEYTFYGTRSSGSVIFDKIEKIIKENDTLNSDLAYVYLLLLGLGFKGKFHITKEEDKIKFYQKELFKILNSKLNITEEKELVLNNSLSIPKEIKELFLPDIKKWYFYILITIFLYLLISSLLWFFITNKSSEKIEKYNQILNELVK
- a CDS encoding type VI secretion protein IcmF/TssM N-terminal domain-containing protein — its product is MILNLNKLLATNSILFFLVYFSFIFIVFISAFLVFYWLFLKNKKMKKIKLKKSKKISFPKKMSFSNAFKFFKKDAFFLYLKSSISDLKKLNNQKFNPNFIVSFGIYKDEKRDIFKNPNLIFNSEEKFESLLEVKTYNENILIDIDQQSLFFKYGAVNYKKSIKKIISTIAKFRYLKPISSIILKIPITEIADIYFESQTIKKEKIKILALNYQNILNYIQNLSGLKIPVYLFVTELEEIYGFNQFTSQLSEDVKNQIFGWSNPYDLEAIFKENFFDEAINSILEKIKQFNIEKQICDGENIYNKDTINFPLELELYLIELKEFINIIFNNKSFNHSYTLRGIYLTGFEAEGLRVPIKSKNNSLYFSNFKAPNEFINFGKSLFIKDVFFRKVLPEIKLSSPTFNYFLSAQRYALYPKIILPFLIITFSFSTYFFAKKTKNYVDMVDKNIYYLTSYIDKNYEQNKIKLKDKEISIKNIVYVYDMYNPIFENDIKSIFYPISYLSRYTENIEYLYNNLLIFYVIKPIRYSLLDKNSKLITNNLVGYSDNLELEININELKDLYAFSELSWKNENYIDLFNKLNEKVNVVDSTKLLNYLLDADLSDLFDKYNINFKVNKDQNQENIDLRLIKNAFSKKFLDLLTSAKQGIEGDSSLFQISNSVVEKIDNIDKDLTINIAQKKFNDLYELLNKLIDNSFVSTKQGNFKIPTNLLNPIERIKIILQKSILLSDENSLQIFENKIKEAVSLRNSKSLSFNSQVLGALFLAQKTDKGKNDSEIIISPQIPELLATLDKFKEKNFMMNSIGIKLPENIQYQEKYKWSESDLEYLESLLIEYDKFLSNETKTINPKFITLLTKYAAQSISFEMLLKVKHTDDISFESENKKISKEKILGFNQNIKRNTYILSKLKEIGAINLLKSIENSFNTDISLFLSYIHEDFNNRGFFSPKNANFKWWNGIENLAFQAYMVNDIKELNEYIELQKNEIIKIKNDYVQNLLQLSDFIGSDFSQNDLKNIVFWKNNIAALDLKSKDSSFLTLQDFIVNTMPKINTLNCNEIIEKYNNNSSIYDFFFEKQKNILVLLKNQCNELIENFYKNEYDKLALFFNKEISGKFPFSLNLPVNSSDELDIDKFSRLYSMYNSFRDLEKYKVLISDKNKWKDTFEFLSKLDNIFKIIQFDPVKSEADQLKLNFLVDLKISKNYEENTESIVEREFDFGNKQISTTNRIKKISWEYLDPTTISLRWAKDFPVYPNLQNEKKKNLYEIDNIDKKVVIQFNNKWSIFALQRKYSNQFNSDFSSRFLKFNVPVKKIKNLKNMDDIETNLAKIVMKISVENLDKQYIPIPPFPTEAPYPNNFSYSKNEGNNVWK